One segment of Bradyrhizobium sp. WD16 DNA contains the following:
- a CDS encoding PepSY domain-containing protein: MLGTGPISARLGGLILLIALTVAAGTEAGGREHASRDQDEIRRAVERGEIRPLTDLLAIVRSKLPGDITGVEIERQNGQWIYEFHVVDSKGRLVDVHVDARTGDIGEIREK; encoded by the coding sequence ATGCTCGGAACAGGTCCGATAAGCGCCCGCCTCGGCGGGCTCATCCTGCTGATTGCGCTGACGGTTGCGGCCGGGACGGAGGCGGGTGGCCGCGAGCACGCCAGCCGCGACCAGGACGAGATCCGTCGCGCCGTCGAACGCGGCGAAATCCGCCCGCTGACCGATCTGCTCGCCATCGTCCGCAGCAAACTGCCCGGCGACATCACCGGGGTCGAGATCGAGCGCCAGAACGGCCAGTGGATCTACGAATTCCATGTCGTCGACAGCAAGGGCCGGCTGGTCGATGTTCATGTCGATGCCCGCACCGGCGACATCGGCGAGATTCGGGAAAAGTGA
- a CDS encoding cysteine hydrolase family protein yields the protein MDDGAFIDRAAAPADELAPLGASPRNRWLVSARQANLVRPPRPPLPISLDSTGRLVTFDLARTAIIIVDMQNDFCHPDGWLGQIGVDVAPARTPIQPLQALLPALRQADVPVIWLNWGNRPDRLNLSPSLLHVYKPFGTGTGLGDPLPGSGARVLERGSWSAAIVEDLEVAPGDIHVAKYRMSGFQDTELDSILRNLDVTTLLFAGVNADQCVLCTLQDANFRGYDCLLLENCSATTSPDYCMAATIYNVRQCFGFVLSSTSVTAALAAKASS from the coding sequence ATGGATGACGGCGCCTTCATCGACCGCGCCGCCGCGCCGGCGGACGAACTGGCGCCGCTCGGCGCCAGCCCTCGTAACCGCTGGCTGGTCTCGGCCCGGCAGGCCAATCTCGTGCGCCCGCCACGACCGCCCCTTCCGATCTCGCTCGACAGCACGGGGCGGCTCGTCACCTTCGATCTCGCCCGCACCGCCATCATCATCGTCGACATGCAGAACGATTTCTGCCATCCGGATGGCTGGCTCGGCCAGATCGGCGTCGATGTCGCGCCGGCCCGGACCCCGATCCAGCCACTGCAGGCGCTGCTGCCGGCGCTGCGCCAGGCGGATGTTCCGGTGATCTGGCTGAACTGGGGCAACCGCCCCGACCGGCTCAATCTCAGCCCATCGCTGCTGCACGTCTACAAGCCGTTCGGCACCGGCACCGGCCTCGGCGATCCGCTGCCCGGCTCGGGAGCGCGCGTGCTCGAACGCGGCAGCTGGTCGGCAGCCATCGTCGAGGATCTCGAGGTCGCGCCCGGGGACATTCACGTCGCCAAATATCGCATGTCCGGATTCCAGGACACCGAACTCGACAGCATCCTGCGCAATCTCGACGTGACGACGCTGTTGTTCGCCGGCGTCAACGCCGATCAGTGCGTGCTGTGCACACTCCAGGACGCCAATTTCCGCGGCTATGACTGCCTGCTGCTCGAGAACTGCAGCGCCACCACCTCGCCCGATTATTGCATGGCGGCGACGATCTACAACGTCCGGCAGTGTTTCGGCTTCGTGCTTTCATCCACATCGGTGACGGCGGCTCTGGCCGCGAAGGCAAGCTCGTGA
- a CDS encoding sigma-70 family RNA polymerase sigma factor has protein sequence MDKAADHAAVFASQRARLTRIAYRMLGTHAEAEDVVQNAWLRWRTVPPAEIDDAPAYLARIVTRLSLDHLKSARVRRETYVGAWLPEPLIERAGTSPPLDEPEDITLSLMFALERLSPLERAAFLLHDVFDLSFTEVAAAIGRDEAACRQLAARARAHVRAQRPRYRLDETRGAALARAFFTAANSGDVGQLSSMLAEDVVAWGDGGGKIAANINPIRGRDRVLRFLAGLARKRRDRDGEFIEAVAIDGLPGFISRDRSGALQTTALEIDDRGIVAIYTMRNPDKLGQVIAMLGGDAERC, from the coding sequence ATGGACAAGGCCGCTGACCATGCTGCGGTCTTCGCCTCGCAGCGGGCGCGGCTGACCCGCATCGCCTATCGCATGCTCGGCACCCATGCGGAGGCGGAGGATGTCGTGCAGAACGCCTGGCTGCGCTGGCGCACGGTGCCGCCGGCCGAGATCGACGATGCGCCGGCCTATCTCGCCCGCATCGTCACCCGCCTCAGCCTCGATCACCTCAAATCGGCCCGCGTCCGGCGCGAGACCTATGTCGGCGCCTGGCTGCCTGAACCTCTGATCGAACGTGCGGGCACGAGCCCGCCGCTCGACGAGCCCGAAGACATCACCTTGAGCCTGATGTTCGCGCTGGAACGGCTGTCACCGCTCGAACGAGCGGCCTTTCTGCTTCACGACGTGTTCGATCTGTCCTTTACGGAAGTCGCCGCCGCGATCGGACGTGACGAGGCGGCCTGCCGTCAGCTCGCGGCGCGCGCCCGCGCCCATGTCCGTGCCCAGCGGCCACGCTACCGCCTCGACGAAACCAGGGGCGCGGCCCTCGCTCGCGCCTTCTTCACCGCCGCCAACAGCGGCGATGTCGGCCAGCTCAGTTCGATGCTGGCGGAGGATGTGGTGGCCTGGGGGGATGGCGGCGGCAAGATTGCCGCGAACATCAATCCGATCCGCGGCCGTGACCGGGTGCTTCGGTTCCTCGCCGGCCTCGCCCGCAAGCGGCGGGACCGCGATGGCGAATTCATCGAAGCGGTCGCCATCGACGGCCTGCCCGGCTTCATCTCCCGCGACCGCAGCGGCGCGCTGCAGACCACCGCACTCGAGATCGACGATCGCGGCATCGTCGCAATCTACACCATGCGCAATCCGGACAAACTCGGCCAGGTCATCGCCATGCTCGGCGGCGACGCGGAACGGTGCTGA
- a CDS encoding LysR family transcriptional regulator — protein MLHSRLLNYVDEVARTGSIRKAASHLNVAASAISRQILALETEIGTPLFQRLPRKLVLTAAGEVLIGHIRQTLKDLSRARDKIEELKGLRRGEITVAMMSGLASNLVPGTVKQFRAANPRVVLHLTLLTTGEDIQSAVATGEADLGIGFDFTKDGNLKTLARAVGRLGATMAPNHPLAKRSQIRLSDCVDYPLVIADQSTAIRPYLDTAFARAALEPQAAIQTNAIEIMRNAAIVDNAITFLTPFDIEFERRAGRLVYIPVRELAQETQTLMLVGHQRGTSAIASVLAEMLKTMMREASA, from the coding sequence ATGTTACATAGTCGTCTGTTGAATTATGTCGACGAGGTGGCACGGACCGGATCGATCCGCAAGGCGGCGAGCCATCTCAATGTCGCCGCCTCCGCCATCAGCCGCCAGATTCTGGCGCTGGAAACCGAGATCGGCACGCCGCTGTTTCAACGGCTGCCGCGCAAGCTGGTGCTGACGGCGGCCGGCGAAGTGCTGATCGGACATATCCGCCAGACGCTCAAGGACCTGTCGCGCGCCCGCGACAAGATCGAGGAGCTCAAGGGACTGCGCCGCGGCGAGATCACCGTGGCGATGATGAGCGGTCTCGCCTCCAATCTCGTCCCCGGCACCGTCAAGCAGTTTCGGGCGGCCAATCCGCGCGTCGTCCTGCACCTCACGCTTCTGACCACCGGCGAGGACATCCAGTCGGCGGTCGCGACCGGCGAGGCCGATCTCGGTATCGGCTTCGATTTCACCAAGGACGGTAATCTCAAGACGCTGGCCCGCGCCGTCGGCCGGCTTGGCGCCACCATGGCGCCGAACCATCCGCTGGCCAAGCGCAGCCAGATCCGGCTCAGCGACTGCGTCGATTATCCGCTGGTGATCGCCGACCAGAGCACCGCGATCAGGCCTTATCTCGATACGGCCTTCGCCCGGGCCGCGCTCGAGCCGCAGGCGGCGATCCAGACCAACGCCATCGAGATCATGCGCAACGCGGCCATCGTCGACAACGCCATCACCTTCCTGACGCCGTTCGACATCGAGTTCGAACGGCGGGCCGGGCGGCTCGTCTATATTCCGGTGCGCGAACTGGCGCAGGAGACCCAGACCCTGATGCTGGTCGGCCATCAGCGCGGCACCAGCGCCATCGCCAGCGTGCTCGCCGAGATGCTCAAGACGATGATGCGCGAAGCTTCGGCGTAA
- a CDS encoding carboxymuconolactone decarboxylase family protein, with protein MQPRLNAPKVAPKMYQAMVELEGKVRDSGLEASLIELVKTRASQINGCAFCIAMHTRDAITDGEDPMRLYLLDAWHEAPCYTDRERAALAWTDALTLVAATHAPDADYEALKAQFSDEDQVKLTMLICTINAWNRIAIGFRAVPQIEASDGQGR; from the coding sequence ATGCAACCGAGACTGAATGCACCCAAGGTGGCGCCGAAAATGTACCAGGCGATGGTCGAACTGGAGGGCAAGGTGCGCGACAGCGGCCTCGAGGCGTCGCTGATCGAGCTGGTCAAGACCCGCGCCTCCCAGATCAACGGCTGCGCCTTCTGCATCGCCATGCATACCCGCGATGCGATCACCGATGGCGAGGACCCGATGCGGCTCTACCTGCTGGATGCATGGCACGAAGCGCCCTGCTATACAGATCGTGAACGGGCGGCCCTGGCTTGGACCGACGCCCTCACCCTCGTGGCCGCGACCCATGCGCCGGACGCCGATTACGAGGCCCTCAAGGCGCAGTTCAGCGACGAGGATCAGGTCAAATTGACCATGTTGATTTGCACGATCAATGCCTGGAACCGGATCGCCATCGGTTTCCGCGCGGTTCCCCAGATCGAGGCGAGCGATGGACAAGGCCGCTGA
- a CDS encoding response regulator transcription factor yields MRLLLVEDDRRIAIDVRQALEAAGYIVDVVGDGEKAWFLGDTEDYGAVVLDLGLPGMDGLAVLKRWRANGREMPVLIVSARGSWIERVDGIDAGADDYLPKPFRIEELLARLRSIVRRSSGHASSQVSVGDITLDIRQMKVFRRGVPVTLSPLEFRLASYLLLRRGRVVSQQELSENLYGQDDAHESNAVEVLVGRVRKKLGNGLIETRRGFGYLVPETEE; encoded by the coding sequence ATGCGCCTCCTGCTGGTTGAAGACGATCGGCGAATAGCCATCGATGTGCGCCAGGCGCTCGAGGCGGCCGGCTATATCGTCGACGTGGTCGGAGACGGCGAGAAGGCATGGTTTCTCGGCGACACCGAAGACTACGGCGCCGTGGTTCTCGACCTCGGCCTGCCGGGAATGGACGGCCTCGCGGTGCTCAAGCGCTGGCGTGCCAATGGCCGCGAGATGCCGGTGCTGATCGTCTCGGCGCGGGGCAGCTGGATCGAGCGGGTCGACGGCATCGACGCCGGTGCCGACGATTACCTGCCGAAACCATTCCGGATCGAAGAGCTGCTGGCCCGGCTGCGCTCCATCGTCCGGCGTTCGTCCGGGCATGCATCGTCACAGGTCAGCGTCGGAGACATCACCCTCGACATCCGCCAGATGAAGGTGTTCCGGCGTGGCGTGCCCGTCACCCTGTCGCCGCTGGAATTCCGCCTGGCGAGCTATCTGTTGCTGCGGCGCGGCCGGGTGGTGTCGCAGCAGGAGCTGAGCGAAAATCTCTACGGGCAGGACGATGCGCACGAATCCAACGCGGTTGAGGTGCTGGTCGGCCGCGTCCGCAAGAAACTCGGCAACGGCCTGATCGAGACCCGGCGAGGTTTCGGCTATCTCGTGCCGGAGACCGAGGAATGA
- a CDS encoding VIT family protein, translating into MSRLHRETHVVDRIGWLRAAVLGANDGIISTSSLVLGVASAAATQGDILLTGIAGLVAGAMSMAAGEYVSVSSQSDTEQADLARETREIAIQPDFEKEELAQIYVARGVEPALARQVAGQLMAKDALGAHARDELGISHITMARPVQAAVASAATFTVGAAAPLLLVLMSQTRMLIPVVAIGSLVFLSVLGAIGARAGGAAVLKPTLRVTFWGAFAMGLTAGIGALFGKVV; encoded by the coding sequence ATGAGCCGCCTGCACAGGGAGACCCATGTCGTCGATCGCATCGGCTGGTTGCGCGCCGCGGTGCTCGGCGCCAATGACGGCATCATCTCCACCTCCAGCCTGGTGCTCGGAGTGGCCTCGGCGGCGGCGACCCAGGGCGACATCCTGCTGACCGGCATCGCCGGCCTCGTCGCCGGGGCGATGTCGATGGCCGCCGGCGAATATGTCTCGGTCAGTTCCCAGTCCGACACCGAGCAGGCGGATCTCGCCCGCGAGACGCGGGAGATCGCGATTCAGCCGGACTTCGAAAAAGAAGAGCTTGCCCAGATCTATGTCGCCCGCGGCGTCGAGCCGGCGCTGGCGAGGCAGGTCGCCGGACAGCTGATGGCCAAGGATGCGCTTGGCGCCCATGCCCGTGACGAGCTTGGCATCTCCCACATCACCATGGCGCGGCCGGTGCAGGCGGCGGTGGCTTCGGCCGCCACATTCACCGTCGGCGCCGCGGCGCCGCTGCTGCTCGTCCTGATGTCGCAGACGCGGATGCTGATCCCGGTGGTGGCGATCGGTTCGCTGGTCTTCCTTTCGGTGCTCGGGGCGATCGGCGCCCGGGCCGGCGGTGCCGCCGTCCTCAAGCCGACCCTGCGCGTGACCTTCTGGGGTGCCTTCGCCATGGGCCTCACCGCGGGCATCGGCGCCTTGTTCGGCAAGGTGGTGTAA
- the ccoG gene encoding cytochrome c oxidase accessory protein CcoG: MGDTIIEGPLYAARKKVYPQAVHGRYRRIKWALLIFALGVYYLLPFVRWNRGPGLPDQAVLIDLPHRRFYFFLIELWPQEVYYFTGLLIIAAMALFLMNAVAGRIWCGYLCPQTVWTDLFYAVERWVEGDRRERMLSDKKGMSFTHLRQLVTKHFIWLMIAWWTGGAWVLYFDDAPTLVKELATFQAPFIAYLWIGILTATTYVFAGHAREQVCIYMCPWPRIQAALTDEWALNVTYRRDRGEPRMSVKKAEVAREHNEPAGDCIDCHQCINVCPTGVDIREGLQLGCIQCGLCMDACDNIMLQIDRPTGLIAYDTDLNGQRRQAGLPPIYRIVRARTVLYAAVIAIVGGIMIYALATRGSLQVSALHDRNPLAVVLSDGGVRNDYTVRLLNKKGTAQSIVIDVLGLPGAHVQAAGIERAADGRLVVEVGQDQTREVRLSVRMDAGTLPPKTVPVTIKATDVASGETAQVDDHFVPEVR; this comes from the coding sequence ATGGGTGATACCATTATCGAAGGGCCGCTCTACGCCGCCCGCAAGAAGGTCTATCCGCAGGCGGTCCATGGCCGTTATCGGCGCATCAAATGGGCGTTGCTGATCTTCGCGCTGGGCGTCTATTACCTGTTGCCGTTCGTGCGCTGGAATCGCGGGCCGGGTCTGCCTGACCAGGCCGTGCTGATCGATCTGCCGCATCGGCGGTTCTACTTCTTCCTCATCGAGCTCTGGCCGCAGGAAGTCTATTATTTCACCGGGCTGCTGATCATCGCGGCGATGGCGCTGTTCCTGATGAACGCCGTTGCCGGTCGCATCTGGTGCGGCTATCTCTGCCCGCAGACGGTGTGGACCGACCTGTTCTATGCGGTGGAGCGCTGGGTCGAGGGCGACCGGCGCGAGCGCATGCTCAGCGACAAGAAAGGCATGAGCTTCACCCATCTGCGCCAGCTCGTCACCAAGCACTTCATCTGGCTGATGATCGCTTGGTGGACCGGCGGCGCCTGGGTGCTGTATTTCGATGATGCGCCGACCCTGGTGAAGGAGCTGGCGACCTTCCAAGCGCCGTTCATCGCCTATCTGTGGATCGGCATCCTCACGGCGACCACCTATGTCTTCGCCGGCCATGCCCGCGAGCAGGTCTGCATCTACATGTGTCCCTGGCCGCGCATCCAGGCTGCGCTGACCGACGAATGGGCGCTCAACGTCACCTATCGTCGCGACCGCGGCGAGCCGCGGATGTCGGTCAAGAAGGCGGAGGTCGCGCGGGAGCATAACGAGCCGGCCGGCGACTGCATCGACTGCCACCAGTGCATCAATGTCTGCCCGACCGGCGTGGATATCCGCGAGGGGCTGCAACTCGGCTGCATCCAGTGCGGCCTGTGCATGGACGCCTGCGACAACATCATGCTCCAGATCGACCGGCCGACCGGGCTGATCGCCTATGACACAGACCTCAACGGCCAGCGTCGTCAGGCCGGGTTGCCGCCGATCTATCGCATCGTCCGCGCCCGCACTGTTCTCTATGCGGCGGTGATCGCGATCGTCGGCGGCATCATGATCTATGCGCTGGCGACCCGCGGCTCGCTCCAGGTCAGCGCGCTGCACGATCGCAATCCGCTGGCGGTGGTGCTCTCCGATGGCGGCGTGCGCAACGACTATACGGTGCGTCTCCTCAACAAGAAGGGCACGGCCCAGTCCATTGTCATCGACGTGCTCGGCCTGCCCGGAGCCCATGTGCAGGCGGCCGGCATCGAACGCGCCGCCGACGGCCGACTGGTGGTCGAGGTCGGACAGGACCAGACCCGCGAGGTGCGGCTGTCGGTCCGGATGGATGCCGGGACGCTGCCGCCGAAGACGGTCCCGGTCACGATCAAGGCTACCGACGTGGCGAGCGGCGAGACCGCCCAGGTCGACGACCACTTCGTGCCGGAGGTCAGGTAG
- a CDS encoding HAMP domain-containing sensor histidine kinase: MTRNSLRLRLIAGGAATIVVALAIAGVALILLFERHVARTLADDLDVHLKQLLAGMDVGADGKLELLRPPVDPRFAEPLSGLYWQIADDRGDLMRSRSLWDTVLKLPEDTPSPGEVHRHQTAGPAGAQVLVTERLVTLKIKDQPVSVRVAVAVDLSRIATARNAFAADLAIALTILGSILALATVVQVTLGLRPLDVLRRGVAEIRAGQRRHLASTVPLEVKPLVDEVNALLEAREQDIERSRNRAADLAHGLKTPLAALSADGERLRGKGEVTLAADIESAVEVMRRHVDRELARARLRGQASVGRRVTTAVTPLARSLVATLSRTAEGAAIDYDIRGSVDTSAPFDRTDLAEVLGNLLDNATRHARSRVRVGLSAGAAATTICVEDDGPGIPPELRSSALGRGIRLDERKEGSGLGLAIVQDVLEAYGWSLELDQSDLGGLRACCHADGVPCKGRTTGKDEQ; encoded by the coding sequence ATGACGCGCAATTCGCTCCGGCTGAGATTGATCGCCGGCGGCGCCGCCACCATCGTGGTCGCGCTGGCGATCGCCGGCGTGGCCCTGATCCTGCTGTTCGAGCGCCATGTGGCGCGAACGCTGGCGGACGATCTCGACGTTCACCTCAAGCAGCTTCTGGCCGGCATGGATGTAGGTGCCGACGGCAAGCTCGAGCTGCTGAGGCCGCCGGTCGATCCGCGCTTCGCCGAGCCGCTGTCGGGGCTCTACTGGCAGATCGCCGACGATCGCGGCGACCTGATGCGCTCGCGCTCATTGTGGGACACGGTGCTCAAGCTGCCCGAGGACACCCCGTCGCCGGGCGAGGTCCACCGCCACCAGACGGCGGGGCCGGCGGGGGCCCAGGTGCTGGTCACCGAGCGTCTCGTCACTTTGAAGATCAAGGATCAGCCGGTTTCGGTCCGCGTCGCCGTGGCCGTCGACCTGTCGCGGATCGCTACGGCGCGGAACGCCTTCGCCGCCGACCTCGCCATCGCCCTGACCATTCTCGGATCGATCCTGGCGCTGGCGACCGTGGTCCAGGTGACGCTCGGATTGCGGCCACTCGACGTGCTCCGGCGCGGGGTCGCCGAGATCCGCGCCGGCCAGCGCCGGCATCTGGCCTCCACCGTGCCGCTCGAGGTCAAGCCGCTGGTGGACGAAGTCAATGCGCTGCTCGAGGCCCGCGAGCAGGACATCGAGCGCTCGCGCAACCGCGCCGCCGACCTCGCCCATGGCCTCAAGACGCCGCTCGCGGCGCTGTCCGCCGACGGCGAGCGCCTGCGCGGCAAGGGTGAAGTGACCCTTGCTGCGGATATCGAATCCGCGGTCGAGGTGATGCGGCGCCATGTCGATCGCGAACTGGCGCGGGCGCGGCTGCGCGGCCAGGCCAGCGTCGGTCGCCGCGTCACCACCGCGGTGACGCCGCTGGCGCGCTCCCTCGTCGCGACGTTGTCGCGCACGGCGGAGGGCGCGGCCATCGACTACGACATCCGCGGCAGCGTCGACACCAGCGCGCCGTTCGACCGGACCGACCTCGCCGAAGTGCTCGGCAACCTGCTCGACAACGCGACGCGGCACGCCCGCTCCCGGGTGCGGGTGGGGCTCAGCGCCGGGGCAGCGGCGACCACGATCTGCGTCGAGGATGACGGGCCGGGAATCCCGCCGGAGCTGCGGTCTTCGGCACTCGGCCGCGGCATCAGGCTGGACGAACGCAAGGAAGGGTCCGGGCTCGGCCTCGCCATCGTCCAGGACGTGCTCGAAGCGTATGGCTGGAGCCTCGAACTCGATCAGTCGGATCTCGGCGGGCTGCGTGCCTGCTGCCATGCCGACGGCGTGCCCTGTAAGGGCCGGACAACAGGAAAGGACGAGCAATGA
- a CDS encoding MarR family winged helix-turn-helix transcriptional regulator produces MQVSRAIAGLEEGGLVRREDDAGDGRAKIVCLTPAGRALYNKIVPLARAREAYILEALDAAERDVLRRAMARLLQRADSLIERG; encoded by the coding sequence ATGCAGGTCAGCCGCGCCATCGCGGGTCTCGAGGAGGGCGGCCTCGTGCGGCGCGAGGACGATGCGGGCGATGGCCGGGCCAAGATCGTCTGTCTCACGCCGGCCGGCCGCGCCCTCTACAACAAGATCGTGCCGCTCGCCCGGGCGCGGGAGGCCTATATCCTCGAGGCGCTGGATGCCGCCGAGCGTGACGTGCTGCGGCGGGCCATGGCGCGGCTGCTGCAGCGCGCCGACAGCCTGATCGAGCGGGGGTAG
- a CDS encoding cupin domain-containing protein has protein sequence MAFSVASLAKAAAFRISPKDTNYFVMLFDHETDRIDNIFVVEIFQKGGATPPNTHAAAHEFFHVLHGEGIARCDGKTVPIRKGASLLLHPGSEHVIENTGPGKLYTLTVMTPNEGFAELIRGGEPVTIDAEDLEVLQGLAAHG, from the coding sequence GTGGCGTTCAGTGTCGCAAGTCTCGCCAAGGCCGCGGCGTTCCGGATCTCGCCGAAGGATACGAACTATTTCGTGATGCTGTTCGATCACGAGACGGACCGCATCGACAACATCTTCGTCGTCGAGATCTTCCAAAAGGGCGGCGCGACGCCCCCCAACACCCATGCCGCCGCCCACGAATTCTTCCATGTGCTGCATGGCGAAGGCATCGCCCGCTGCGACGGCAAGACCGTGCCGATCAGGAAGGGCGCTTCGCTGCTGCTCCATCCCGGCTCCGAGCATGTGATCGAGAATACCGGTCCCGGCAAACTCTACACCCTCACCGTGATGACGCCGAACGAGGGTTTCGCCGAATTGATCCGCGGCGGCGAGCCGGTGACGATCGACGCCGAGGACCTCGAGGTGCTGCAGGGGCTCGCGGCCCATGGATGA
- a CDS encoding PepSY-associated TM helix domain-containing protein — MNNVVLLKLHRWITLVFALPLLALIITGLIISFQPVVQTMSVVPGSIDLSRVEKVLARFDPDGKARGLAIDGASGHLRLLGISAPEIDLSTGEPATTTAPLNDLFQWARRNHEHLVGQSWLVIASTAAMLVLMTLGVLMGLPRLRNSLSGWHKGIAWFGLPLIVLSPLTGLCMAFGLTFQSGGGLGAAGRPVPLKQAVAEVAQTHDLAQLVSLSVRSGGTMARLQEGGELRAHAVTAQGVTELPRNWPRLLHEGNWFGVVSGPLNVFTSLALLGLLSTGLLIWARRTFRRRPQRQRQRGVPATASS, encoded by the coding sequence ATGAATAACGTCGTTCTGTTGAAGCTGCACCGATGGATCACGCTGGTGTTCGCGCTGCCGTTGCTGGCGCTGATCATCACGGGCCTGATCATCTCGTTTCAGCCGGTGGTGCAGACCATGTCGGTGGTGCCGGGGTCGATCGACCTCAGCCGCGTCGAGAAGGTGCTGGCGCGCTTCGATCCCGATGGCAAGGCGCGGGGCCTCGCCATCGACGGCGCCTCGGGACATCTGCGGCTGCTCGGCATCAGTGCGCCGGAGATCGACCTCTCGACCGGCGAGCCGGCGACGACCACGGCGCCGCTCAACGATCTGTTTCAATGGGCGCGGCGCAATCACGAGCATCTGGTCGGCCAGTCCTGGCTGGTGATCGCCTCAACCGCGGCGATGCTGGTGCTGATGACGTTGGGCGTGCTGATGGGGCTGCCGCGGCTGCGCAACAGCCTGTCGGGCTGGCACAAGGGCATTGCCTGGTTTGGCCTGCCGCTGATCGTGCTCAGCCCCCTGACCGGGTTGTGCATGGCCTTCGGCCTGACCTTCCAGAGCGGCGGCGGGCTCGGCGCCGCCGGCCGGCCGGTGCCGCTGAAACAGGCGGTCGCCGAAGTCGCACAGACCCATGACCTGGCACAGCTCGTCTCGCTCAGCGTCCGCAGCGGTGGCACCATGGCGCGGCTGCAGGAGGGCGGTGAATTGCGCGCCCATGCGGTCACGGCGCAGGGTGTCACGGAACTGCCGCGCAACTGGCCCAGGCTGCTTCACGAGGGCAACTGGTTCGGCGTCGTCTCCGGCCCGCTCAACGTTTTCACTTCACTGGCGCTGCTCGGGCTGCTCTCGACCGGGCTCTTGATATGGGCGCGGCGCACGTTCCGGCGCCGGCCGCAGCGGCAGCGGCAGCGTGGCGTACCGGCAACCGCGTCGTCTTGA